A single window of Sneathiella limimaris DNA harbors:
- a CDS encoding IclR family transcriptional regulator, producing MPPKAKENSGSQARIRQVPALTRGIAILRHLAQSDEPLGVNQIARDTDLIPSTCLHILRTLVEEELVVVEEETKRYSLGIGVLPLARTVLMKNVFNHVVQTHLDNLSNDFGMTSIGVQVTGVKHMVVVAIARSRLPFRLQVDVGSRFPGLISATGRCHAAFNNLSRRDLKRQFDALSWDNPPTYEDWISQIEETKKRGYGIDTGDYIRGVTILSAPVFNKAGAMTNCIVTVGVSEQVKSMGLEPIAEQLLIAARETTNSINM from the coding sequence ATGCCCCCAAAAGCCAAGGAAAACAGCGGCTCTCAAGCCAGAATCAGACAGGTCCCCGCCCTCACAAGAGGCATTGCCATTTTACGTCATCTGGCTCAGTCGGATGAGCCATTAGGGGTGAATCAGATTGCTCGGGACACGGATTTGATTCCCAGTACCTGCCTGCATATTTTGCGTACCCTGGTCGAAGAAGAACTGGTTGTGGTTGAGGAAGAGACCAAACGCTACAGCCTCGGAATTGGGGTCCTGCCGCTTGCCCGCACCGTGCTCATGAAGAACGTGTTCAATCATGTGGTCCAGACTCATTTGGATAATCTCTCCAACGACTTTGGCATGACCTCTATTGGGGTTCAGGTGACCGGTGTGAAGCATATGGTCGTCGTGGCTATTGCCCGCTCCCGCCTGCCCTTTCGCCTGCAGGTGGATGTGGGCAGTCGGTTCCCCGGCCTGATCAGTGCGACAGGCCGTTGCCATGCCGCGTTTAACAATCTCTCTCGCCGGGATCTAAAGCGTCAGTTCGACGCCTTGAGCTGGGACAACCCACCCACGTATGAAGACTGGATCTCCCAGATCGAAGAAACCAAAAAACGGGGATACGGTATCGATACAGGCGATTATATCCGGGGTGTGACCATTCTCTCCGCCCCGGTCTTCAACAAGGCTGGCGCGATGACAAATTGCATCGTCACTGTCGGGGTGTCGGAGCAGGTGAAATCAATGGGGCTAGAGCCAATAGCCGAACAACTGCTGATCGCTGCGAGGGAGACGACAAACAGTATCAATATGTAA
- a CDS encoding acyl-CoA synthetase: MAMLTEFTSYADAQKHYSKEGLWELFDGDRERINIAHECIDRHAVGDRIALNIVSTEMDTVSLSFQEISELSSKFAHALVAKGVKPGERVAIMLEPSLEYYVGLFGAMKMGAIAVPMFTLFGPDGIALRVEDCSPSLMLTNSEKAALCPDRADMEIVVADADWLASLEGYPAQYDCKTAGSDLAVFQYTSGTTRQLPDAVRHTHRSIVTLMNAALYATGLRPGDVFFCPSSPAWGHGLWHGTLAPLALGITTGTFCGKFDGGRLLEVLEELKVTNLSAAATHYRLAKNSGKAGEHQYSLEKLSFTGEPIDEDTAEFLEEVFGLPVCSMYGTTEVGVILANYPGAPDFEVRSGSLGKAVPGVEVEVHRADGSECAPDEMGELVVLRQGKWYQTKDLGRRDADGYFYHGGRADDVIISAGWTMSAVEIEDAILKHEDVLEAAVIGVPDELRGQVVKAFVVSKRAGDDQFTKEIQDLVRGRLSQHEYPRLISFVQDLPKTPAGKIHRKILRDREAAA, from the coding sequence ATAGCGATGCTGACTGAATTCACGTCCTATGCGGATGCACAAAAACATTATTCGAAAGAGGGCTTGTGGGAGCTGTTTGACGGTGACCGGGAGCGGATCAATATTGCCCATGAATGTATCGATAGACATGCAGTCGGGGATCGCATCGCGCTGAATATTGTCTCCACCGAAATGGACACGGTTTCCCTGAGCTTTCAGGAAATTTCGGAGCTGTCCTCCAAATTCGCTCATGCCTTGGTTGCCAAAGGGGTCAAGCCGGGCGAGCGGGTGGCGATCATGTTGGAGCCGTCACTGGAATATTACGTGGGTCTGTTCGGGGCCATGAAGATGGGTGCGATTGCTGTTCCCATGTTTACCCTGTTCGGTCCGGATGGCATTGCTCTTCGGGTTGAGGATTGCAGCCCTTCTCTAATGCTGACCAATTCGGAAAAAGCAGCGCTCTGTCCAGATCGTGCGGATATGGAAATTGTTGTCGCCGATGCTGATTGGCTGGCAAGCCTTGAGGGATACCCCGCTCAGTATGACTGTAAGACAGCAGGAAGTGATCTAGCCGTGTTTCAATATACGTCCGGAACCACTCGCCAATTACCGGATGCCGTTCGTCATACCCATCGCTCTATCGTCACGCTGATGAATGCCGCTCTTTATGCGACGGGATTACGGCCGGGCGACGTATTTTTCTGTCCGTCCTCCCCCGCCTGGGGTCATGGGCTCTGGCATGGAACGCTGGCGCCCTTGGCCTTGGGCATTACCACGGGGACCTTTTGCGGGAAGTTCGATGGCGGCAGGCTGCTGGAGGTTCTGGAGGAGCTGAAGGTGACCAACCTGTCTGCTGCGGCAACCCACTACCGCCTGGCCAAGAATTCTGGAAAGGCTGGTGAACATCAGTATTCCCTTGAGAAACTCTCCTTCACCGGGGAGCCGATCGATGAGGATACAGCCGAGTTCCTGGAAGAGGTTTTCGGATTACCGGTCTGCAGCATGTACGGCACGACCGAGGTTGGGGTGATCCTCGCCAATTATCCGGGAGCCCCGGATTTTGAAGTGCGCAGCGGATCGCTGGGTAAAGCCGTTCCGGGTGTCGAGGTCGAGGTGCACCGGGCTGATGGCAGCGAATGTGCGCCAGACGAAATGGGCGAGCTGGTCGTTCTCCGGCAGGGGAAATGGTACCAGACCAAAGATCTCGGGCGGCGGGATGCTGACGGCTATTTCTATCACGGAGGCCGGGCGGATGATGTGATCATCTCTGCCGGGTGGACAATGAGTGCCGTGGAAATCGAGGATGCGATCCTCAAACATGAGGATGTACTGGAAGCAGCGGTTATCGGGGTGCCCGATGAGTTGCGGGGCCAGGTGGTTAAGGCCTTCGTCGTGTCGAAAAGAGCCGGCGATGATCAGTTCACAAAAGAAATTCAGGATCTGGTTCGCGGGCGCCTCAGCCAGCATGAATATCCACGCCTGATCAGCTTTGTACAAGATCTGCCCAAAACCCCTGCTGGGAAAATTCACCGAAAAATCCTGCGCGACCGGGAAGCTGCCGCGTGA
- a CDS encoding FAS1-like dehydratase domain-containing protein: MNAESKTLFPKITEKGLEDLRKRIGVKIEKTVEPWCYEATRDNIRHYAHGIGDDNPLWCDPEYAKTTKYGDVIALPSFLFATSRIVSGYVGGMPGVHAMWSGADWTWHKPVMRNDEIRTEAWLKDLVEHETRFAGKSIQQIYHVNFYNQKDELLAEADSWCFRTDRDIAREQGTKYTEVKAREPKVYTDEELVDFYRHYAKEEIRGSETRYWDDVSDGEDLQTIVKGPMTVTGFIAYAQGWGGLYIRANKLNWQQIHAHPGLGIKNAQGIPDCPERVHWEEEFALKVGAPGAYDYGPERCSWLTHQLTNWMGDDGFLRKASCQVRRHNPAGDLLFIKSHVVKKYEENGQYLVEIAQEATNQDGELSAFGTGIVELPKR; encoded by the coding sequence ATGAATGCAGAATCCAAAACACTCTTTCCCAAGATCACCGAAAAAGGGCTAGAGGACCTGCGTAAACGGATCGGCGTCAAGATTGAGAAAACAGTGGAGCCCTGGTGTTATGAGGCGACGCGGGACAATATCCGCCATTACGCCCATGGTATTGGGGATGATAATCCGCTCTGGTGTGATCCTGAATATGCCAAAACCACCAAATATGGCGATGTGATCGCACTGCCAAGCTTCCTGTTTGCAACAAGCCGGATTGTCTCTGGTTATGTGGGCGGGATGCCAGGCGTGCACGCCATGTGGTCCGGAGCTGATTGGACATGGCATAAACCGGTTATGCGCAATGATGAGATCCGGACCGAAGCCTGGCTGAAAGATCTTGTAGAGCATGAAACCCGTTTTGCCGGAAAATCCATCCAGCAGATCTATCACGTGAATTTCTATAACCAGAAGGATGAGCTGTTGGCGGAGGCGGATAGCTGGTGCTTCCGGACTGACCGGGATATTGCGCGCGAACAAGGCACAAAATATACAGAAGTGAAAGCCCGTGAGCCAAAGGTCTACACCGATGAGGAACTGGTGGATTTCTATCGTCATTATGCCAAGGAAGAAATTCGCGGCAGCGAAACCCGTTACTGGGATGATGTAAGCGATGGGGAAGATCTGCAAACCATCGTTAAGGGCCCCATGACAGTGACAGGCTTTATTGCCTATGCCCAAGGCTGGGGCGGGCTCTATATTCGCGCCAACAAATTGAACTGGCAGCAGATCCACGCCCATCCGGGACTTGGCATCAAGAACGCGCAAGGTATCCCCGATTGTCCGGAGCGGGTTCACTGGGAAGAAGAGTTTGCCCTGAAAGTGGGCGCGCCGGGTGCCTATGACTATGGGCCGGAAAGGTGCTCCTGGCTGACCCATCAGCTCACCAACTGGATGGGTGATGATGGTTTCTTGCGGAAAGCCAGTTGCCAGGTGCGGCGTCATAACCCGGCTGGCGACCTTTTGTTCATCAAGAGCCATGTGGTGAAAAAGTATGAGGAAAATGGCCAATATCTGGTGGAGATCGCACAAGAAGCGACAAATCAGGATGGCGAGCTGTCCGCGTTTGGAACAGGGATTGTTGAACTGCCAAAACGCTAA
- a CDS encoding DUF3179 domain-containing protein, whose product MRGLYLLFLLLLASPAAANPEQWQLDLLKREFPKADFSKQAVPLSEIQSGGPPRDGIPAIDNPVFRPASELDLVATEPVIGVEIGGAYKAYPLRVLMWHEIANDTLGDVPITVTYCPLCNAAITFRREMGSRLLDFGTTGRLRNSDLIMYDRQTESFFQQATGRAIIGTLMGEKLKMIPSRLESFADFKARAGSDAPVLVPNNPDLRDYGTNPYEGYDEARPFLYRGEMPEGINPLERVVTTEAREIAYSLSLLREKGEIEAPDGTRFSWSPGQSTALGHRSISEGKDIGNVTATRGGKDVVYFVEFAFVFHAFSDGQEIVK is encoded by the coding sequence ATGCGCGGACTTTACCTACTTTTTCTTCTCCTTCTGGCAAGCCCCGCGGCGGCGAACCCGGAGCAGTGGCAACTGGATCTGCTGAAACGGGAGTTTCCCAAGGCGGATTTTTCAAAACAGGCAGTTCCTTTGTCGGAGATCCAGTCAGGCGGTCCGCCGCGCGATGGCATTCCCGCGATTGATAATCCGGTTTTTCGCCCGGCAAGCGAATTGGATCTTGTGGCGACAGAACCAGTTATCGGGGTGGAAATTGGCGGCGCCTATAAAGCTTACCCGCTTCGGGTACTGATGTGGCATGAGATCGCCAATGATACGCTGGGTGATGTGCCGATTACGGTGACTTACTGTCCGCTTTGCAATGCGGCGATTACATTTCGGCGGGAGATGGGCTCCCGGCTGCTGGATTTTGGGACCACGGGGCGGCTTCGAAATTCTGACCTGATTATGTATGACCGGCAGACAGAAAGCTTCTTTCAACAGGCAACCGGCCGCGCGATCATTGGCACATTGATGGGCGAAAAACTGAAGATGATCCCCTCCCGTCTGGAGAGCTTTGCGGATTTCAAGGCTCGTGCAGGTTCGGATGCCCCGGTTCTGGTGCCCAACAATCCGGACCTTCGAGATTACGGGACCAACCCTTACGAGGGATATGATGAAGCGCGCCCGTTCCTTTACCGCGGGGAGATGCCAGAGGGGATTAATCCGCTGGAGCGGGTGGTCACGACAGAGGCGCGAGAGATTGCCTATTCCCTGAGCCTGTTGCGAGAAAAGGGGGAAATAGAGGCACCTGATGGAACCCGTTTCAGCTGGTCACCCGGTCAAAGCACCGCACTTGGCCACCGATCCATCAGTGAAGGAAAAGATATCGGCAACGTCACCGCTACGCGGGGTGGAAAAGACGTGGTTTATTTCGTCGAGTTCGCCTTCGTCTTTCATGCGTTCTCAGACGGACAGGAAATCGTGAAGTAG
- a CDS encoding tetratricopeptide repeat protein produces the protein MDGNEQALIQHYLAAATAIVGMLLGSGLLICVCIVYVKKHLFGVGGSVMSVVGTILVGIGIWSTIEISIAPDGKIEATLNKKIASLQQEVQTANETNVNFRNQVINTISSVPNVSQNNIEKLKEQERVKTLIDNKQYLEAIEIDPDNVIAIMRYIEEQLRIGKYREAIRYKDQLKVANRSGVGYSVYADLALAFDQLEESPIAIDLLKELEGKVSSDIQQGHGYLSRSDQMEWIRNDLARVKPQIKDQKVKATITDLDNKLANWIKKHTETSCPSLLHDFLSV, from the coding sequence ATGGATGGAAACGAGCAAGCACTTATACAACACTACCTTGCCGCCGCAACGGCTATTGTCGGCATGTTGCTCGGCAGTGGGCTGCTGATCTGCGTCTGCATTGTCTACGTCAAGAAACATCTGTTTGGGGTTGGCGGCTCTGTCATGAGTGTCGTTGGCACCATCCTGGTCGGCATCGGGATCTGGAGCACGATCGAGATCTCCATAGCCCCCGATGGCAAGATTGAGGCGACCCTCAATAAGAAAATAGCCTCTCTGCAGCAGGAAGTGCAGACTGCTAATGAGACGAACGTCAATTTCCGCAACCAAGTGATCAACACAATTTCCTCAGTTCCTAACGTCTCCCAAAACAATATTGAAAAGCTCAAAGAACAGGAAAGAGTTAAGACACTTATTGATAACAAACAATATCTCGAGGCGATCGAAATTGACCCGGATAACGTCATTGCCATCATGCGATATATTGAGGAACAGCTCAGGATTGGCAAATATCGGGAAGCGATACGCTATAAGGATCAACTGAAAGTCGCTAACCGGAGCGGGGTCGGCTATTCGGTTTATGCAGATTTGGCTTTAGCCTTTGACCAACTGGAGGAAAGCCCGATCGCGATTGACCTGCTCAAAGAATTGGAAGGCAAGGTCTCAAGCGACATCCAGCAGGGACATGGTTACCTGTCCCGAAGCGATCAGATGGAGTGGATCCGAAACGATCTCGCGCGGGTCAAACCTCAAATCAAGGATCAAAAAGTCAAAGCCACAATCACTGACCTCGATAATAAGCTGGCCAACTGGATCAAAAAACACACGGAAACTAGCTGCCCGTCGCTACTTCACGATTTCCTGTCCGTCTGA
- a CDS encoding dicarboxylate/amino acid:cation symporter, which produces MAVSRSLISLKDNLTSLVAGRLWLQVIIAMIAGVGFGVLIGPATGLFEKDMAETIAGWVALPGRVFLLAIQFVIIPLIVASVIRGIAAGEATENIGKLGVASIAFFVFTTIIAVSLGIGAALLIQPGAYIDSGQLKAIIPENMPSVEGAAAGLPTLKELPGLLTGLFPKDPLATFVSGNMLQTVISAVIIGVALVAMPASQRKPILDLLGSIQSVCMVIIGWVLKFVPYAVFGLIASISARVGISTLLATAVYVGAVLAGLIGLLIVYLLLLYLIGRKGPIEFLQNTREVILLALSTSSSAAVMPLTLSTTEEKLGVRTGISRFVIPLGTTINMGGTALYQGGATLFLAQVFQVDIGLSGMVLVVVMATGASIGSPGTPGVGIVILATILESVGIPAAGIALIMGVDRIIDMCRTSVNVIGDMAAAVVLDRMISDPEGEGAEAVAKTSVVSEETG; this is translated from the coding sequence ATGGCGGTTTCACGATCACTTATCAGTTTGAAGGATAACCTTACTAGCCTGGTGGCCGGGCGGCTGTGGCTGCAGGTGATCATTGCCATGATTGCGGGAGTTGGCTTTGGTGTGCTGATCGGTCCGGCAACCGGCCTCTTTGAAAAAGACATGGCTGAGACCATCGCCGGATGGGTCGCGCTGCCGGGACGGGTGTTCCTCCTCGCCATTCAGTTTGTCATCATCCCGCTGATCGTGGCCTCGGTCATTCGGGGGATCGCGGCGGGCGAGGCGACGGAAAATATCGGCAAGCTGGGGGTTGCCTCCATCGCGTTTTTTGTCTTTACCACCATCATTGCTGTGAGCCTTGGGATCGGGGCTGCACTCCTGATCCAGCCAGGTGCTTATATCGACAGCGGACAGCTCAAAGCCATCATCCCTGAAAATATGCCGAGCGTCGAGGGTGCTGCGGCGGGCCTGCCGACACTCAAGGAGCTGCCCGGCCTTCTGACCGGGCTATTCCCTAAAGACCCCCTTGCCACTTTCGTCAGCGGCAACATGCTGCAGACGGTGATCAGCGCGGTTATCATTGGCGTTGCCCTTGTCGCCATGCCCGCAAGCCAACGCAAGCCGATCCTTGATCTTCTGGGCTCCATCCAGTCGGTTTGCATGGTGATTATCGGTTGGGTACTGAAGTTTGTGCCCTACGCTGTCTTTGGCTTGATCGCCAGCATCAGTGCACGGGTCGGGATCTCCACCCTGTTGGCGACAGCGGTCTATGTGGGGGCGGTGCTGGCCGGGCTGATCGGCTTACTGATCGTTTATCTCCTCCTCCTCTATCTCATTGGGCGCAAAGGGCCGATTGAGTTTTTGCAAAACACGCGGGAGGTGATCCTGCTGGCCCTTTCAACCTCCTCCTCGGCGGCAGTGATGCCGCTGACCCTCAGCACAACAGAGGAAAAGCTTGGCGTGCGGACAGGCATTTCCCGCTTTGTTATTCCGCTCGGCACAACCATCAACATGGGCGGAACCGCCCTTTATCAAGGCGGGGCAACCCTGTTCCTTGCGCAGGTTTTTCAGGTGGATATTGGCCTTTCAGGTATGGTGCTGGTGGTGGTGATGGCAACCGGCGCCTCCATCGGTTCGCCAGGTACACCGGGGGTCGGCATCGTCATTCTGGCCACCATTTTGGAAAGTGTTGGCATCCCCGCCGCCGGCATTGCCCTGATCATGGGGGTCGATCGGATCATCGACATGTGCCGAACCTCGGTCAATGTGATCGGTGACATGGCCGCCGCCGTGGTGCTGGACCGGATGATCAGCGATCCTGAGGGAGAGGGCGCAGAGGCGGTGGCAAAGACCTCAGTCGTTTCTGAGGAGACCGGTTGA
- a CDS encoding methyltransferase domain-containing protein produces MTANTKWQLTGNAAELYEQFLVPTIFIPWAQHVLARVTPAFGEHVLDVACGTGIVARMTAARVGPSGHVSGVDLNPGMLEVARSIVSDGSINWVQADVADIPLGDNEFDKAYCQQGLQFFPDKVAALTEIARLLKPGGTCVAVVAGPLDQNPLMKSQVQALEKTISAEAANGIRAVCGLPDAGTIAGLFEEAGYQDIQASTEDLTLFYPDGHEFVRNGIMSTPLAALIADWDLEKKDGLISEILSGFGSYFDGKSLIFPHVSNVVIAKAA; encoded by the coding sequence TTGACGGCAAACACTAAATGGCAACTAACGGGGAATGCAGCTGAGTTATATGAGCAGTTTCTCGTACCCACCATCTTTATTCCATGGGCTCAGCATGTTCTGGCGCGGGTAACTCCGGCATTCGGGGAACATGTTCTGGACGTGGCGTGCGGGACGGGCATTGTTGCGCGCATGACCGCCGCCCGCGTGGGCCCTTCAGGCCATGTTTCAGGCGTTGATCTAAATCCGGGTATGCTGGAGGTTGCCCGGTCGATCGTTTCCGATGGGTCCATCAACTGGGTGCAGGCAGATGTCGCCGATATCCCGCTCGGAGATAACGAATTTGATAAGGCTTATTGTCAGCAGGGGCTGCAGTTTTTTCCAGATAAGGTTGCCGCGCTAACAGAAATAGCGCGTCTTTTAAAGCCGGGCGGCACCTGTGTGGCTGTTGTTGCTGGCCCTTTGGATCAAAATCCATTGATGAAAAGTCAGGTTCAAGCCCTTGAGAAGACCATCAGCGCCGAGGCCGCAAACGGGATCCGTGCCGTCTGTGGGTTGCCGGATGCCGGGACCATTGCCGGACTTTTCGAGGAAGCTGGATATCAGGATATTCAAGCGTCCACAGAAGATCTGACCCTATTTTATCCTGATGGGCATGAATTTGTCCGCAATGGGATCATGTCGACGCCACTGGCCGCCCTGATCGCGGATTGGGATCTGGAAAAGAAGGACGGCCTGATTTCAGAGATACTCAGCGGTTTTGGTTCTTATTTTGATGGAAAATCCCTGATTTTTCCGCACGTATCCAACGTCGTCATCGCAAAAGCCGCGTGA
- a CDS encoding SDR family NAD(P)-dependent oxidoreductase codes for MDINGAIAFVTGASGGLGYHIAEALAKEGVQLALGYLHGQDRVEIIRDKMQQRGVKAVPIKLDLQDAPSIDAAIEATLQTFGGLDLLINNAGVASAGHHLPAGDLDALTPEIWDQLMRINVRGPYLVSRAAAPHLKRSKWGRVINIGSTISEGQSHADAAYAPSKGSVIPLTRYLAAALAPDVTVNCIAPGLMEGTQMSGGAPGEYIETWQGKALLKRTTSLEDVANQAVTFCKSESVTGQTLIMDGGIHFS; via the coding sequence TTGGACATTAACGGCGCAATAGCTTTTGTGACAGGGGCCTCCGGTGGTTTGGGTTACCACATTGCTGAGGCACTCGCGAAGGAAGGCGTGCAACTGGCACTGGGCTATCTTCATGGGCAGGATCGTGTCGAGATAATCAGAGACAAGATGCAACAGCGGGGGGTAAAGGCCGTCCCTATCAAGCTGGATCTTCAGGATGCCCCCTCAATTGACGCTGCGATCGAGGCGACCCTGCAGACGTTTGGGGGACTTGATTTGCTGATCAATAATGCGGGTGTGGCCTCTGCCGGACATCATCTGCCAGCGGGTGACCTTGATGCACTCACCCCGGAGATTTGGGACCAATTGATGAGGATAAATGTTCGGGGGCCCTATCTTGTCTCCCGGGCGGCGGCGCCTCATCTCAAACGATCAAAATGGGGTCGGGTGATCAATATCGGCTCGACCATCAGCGAAGGGCAATCGCATGCAGATGCTGCCTATGCGCCGAGCAAAGGATCGGTTATCCCGTTGACCCGCTATCTGGCAGCGGCTCTAGCCCCGGATGTAACTGTGAACTGCATTGCCCCCGGATTAATGGAGGGCACCCAGATGAGCGGCGGCGCCCCGGGCGAGTATATTGAAACATGGCAGGGGAAGGCCCTGCTAAAGCGCACGACCAGCCTTGAGGATGTCGCCAATCAGGCCGTCACGTTCTGTAAAAGCGAAAGCGTCACGGGACAGACCTTGATCATGGATGGTGGCATTCATTTTTCCTGA
- a CDS encoding substrate-binding periplasmic protein codes for MLPPLLRLLSTVLCLLCLATFSAGATPLKITIAVNHSPPYRIVEKLGSETNYSGYYVDIIREACKRSSIETNFINVPFRRALFLLERGDVDLMLGPNKTEKRKQYMYFLETALPREDKSFYVQKDATDIQSLEGLTGKTVGVLRGSTYTQQFDTARHFTKLKATNYSGLFRMLGKGRIDAVIVPSLLGKYLEKKYSQSIKKSSLILEGRPSFIALSKFSNFYKTQGYLPLEKALKDMERDGTLYRIRNKYTE; via the coding sequence TTGCTCCCCCCCCTATTGCGCCTGTTGAGTACCGTTTTATGTCTTTTATGTCTCGCGACCTTTTCGGCAGGTGCTACCCCTCTTAAAATAACGATCGCAGTCAATCACTCTCCGCCTTACAGGATAGTTGAAAAGCTTGGCTCTGAAACCAATTACTCTGGCTATTATGTGGATATCATCAGGGAAGCCTGTAAACGCTCTTCCATAGAGACGAATTTTATCAATGTCCCTTTCAGGCGAGCACTTTTCCTACTCGAAAGGGGAGATGTCGACTTAATGCTTGGGCCTAACAAAACTGAAAAGCGCAAGCAATATATGTATTTTCTTGAAACCGCTTTACCAAGAGAAGACAAGTCCTTCTATGTTCAAAAAGACGCCACCGACATACAGTCACTTGAGGGCTTGACCGGAAAAACGGTAGGCGTCCTGAGAGGATCAACCTATACGCAACAATTTGATACGGCCCGCCATTTTACCAAACTCAAGGCCACCAACTATTCCGGGTTATTCAGAATGCTCGGAAAAGGAAGAATAGATGCTGTAATAGTTCCTTCCCTTTTGGGGAAATATCTTGAAAAAAAATATTCACAATCCATCAAAAAATCATCCCTCATACTAGAGGGTCGGCCATCGTTTATTGCTCTCTCCAAATTCTCCAATTTCTATAAAACTCAAGGGTATCTGCCTCTGGAAAAAGCCCTGAAAGATATGGAAAGGGATGGAACGTTGTACAGGATACGAAACAAGTATACTGAATAA
- a CDS encoding alpha/beta fold hydrolase, translating into MGPISNSYISQRLKLHYVDWGNEGAPPLLLIHGGRDHCRNWDWVAEELRHDWHVIAPDLRGHGDSSWTNDGNYPMQSYVYDIAQLVHQKELSPVTIVAHSMGGNVALRYTGLYPETVRKLVAIEGLGMSPKVQAETAAKPVAERWREWIDKKRAASTKSHRKYETFADALARMKAENKHLSDEQALHLTVHAVNQNEDGTFSWKFDPAMRAWWPFDTEPKEVQELWSEITCPTLLLYGADSWASNPVEDGRIAHFKTATVKTYEEAGHWLHHDQFDRFMTELRDFL; encoded by the coding sequence ATGGGGCCGATTTCAAACAGTTATATCTCGCAGCGCCTGAAGCTTCATTATGTGGATTGGGGGAATGAGGGGGCGCCGCCCCTGTTGCTGATCCACGGCGGGCGGGATCATTGCCGCAACTGGGACTGGGTTGCCGAGGAGCTCCGCCATGACTGGCATGTGATCGCACCGGATTTGCGCGGGCACGGGGATAGCAGCTGGACCAATGATGGTAATTACCCCATGCAAAGCTATGTCTATGACATCGCCCAACTTGTTCATCAGAAGGAGCTGAGCCCGGTCACCATTGTTGCCCATTCCATGGGTGGTAACGTGGCGCTTCGCTATACGGGGCTCTATCCGGAAACAGTTCGCAAACTCGTGGCGATTGAGGGACTTGGCATGTCACCAAAAGTACAGGCGGAGACGGCTGCCAAACCGGTTGCCGAGCGGTGGCGCGAATGGATCGATAAAAAGCGGGCCGCCAGCACTAAATCCCACCGAAAATATGAGACCTTCGCCGATGCGCTGGCCCGCATGAAGGCGGAGAATAAGCACCTGTCGGATGAACAGGCCCTGCATCTCACCGTGCATGCGGTGAACCAGAATGAGGATGGAACCTTTAGCTGGAAGTTTGATCCGGCCATGCGCGCCTGGTGGCCGTTTGATACAGAGCCCAAGGAAGTTCAGGAGCTGTGGTCAGAGATTACCTGCCCGACCCTGCTGCTTTATGGGGCGGATAGCTGGGCGTCCAACCCCGTGGAGGATGGGCGGATCGCGCATTTCAAGACGGCCACGGTCAAGACCTATGAGGAGGCCGGGCACTGGCTACATCACGATCAGTTTGATCGCTTCATGACAGAGCTTCGGGACTTTCTCTAA